A window of the Nisaea acidiphila genome harbors these coding sequences:
- a CDS encoding OmpA family protein, which yields MKSLQNPALKKIAVVFGAVLLSGCAGMQLEKARMIEPKGDEFSVALNKEYLRLSELEFLEGDYKDSDNFALRAMQAANNQPPAPEALEARNLPAAHKGELAQARRELVEVMGATATKKVPVNAAQAQAAFDCWMQEQEENFQPDDIARCKADYMAAMNAIRLAMAPAPAAAAPAPAPKAPQRMAATYTVNFDFDSDAITPKASAIIAEAGMAIDEMKAGTIILSGYTDRAGPASYNMKLADRRAKSVLGALDIRSRMKVAGKAEIKVYGENNNLVKTEDGVKEPENRRVKIEIIR from the coding sequence ATGAAAAGCCTTCAAAACCCGGCACTTAAGAAGATTGCTGTCGTTTTCGGAGCTGTGCTGCTGTCCGGTTGCGCCGGCATGCAGCTTGAAAAAGCACGTATGATTGAGCCCAAGGGAGACGAATTCAGCGTGGCGCTGAACAAGGAATATCTGCGCCTGTCCGAGCTCGAGTTCCTCGAGGGTGATTACAAGGATTCGGATAATTTCGCGCTCCGCGCGATGCAGGCCGCCAACAATCAGCCACCGGCGCCGGAAGCGCTGGAAGCCCGCAACCTGCCGGCCGCCCACAAGGGCGAGCTTGCCCAGGCACGGCGTGAACTGGTCGAAGTCATGGGCGCGACGGCGACCAAGAAAGTTCCTGTGAATGCAGCGCAGGCGCAGGCCGCGTTCGATTGCTGGATGCAGGAGCAGGAAGAGAACTTCCAGCCTGACGATATCGCCCGCTGCAAGGCCGACTACATGGCGGCGATGAACGCGATCCGCCTCGCCATGGCGCCGGCCCCCGCGGCGGCCGCTCCGGCTCCGGCACCGAAGGCGCCGCAGCGCATGGCTGCGACCTACACGGTCAATTTCGACTTCGACTCCGATGCGATCACGCCGAAGGCGAGCGCCATCATCGCCGAGGCGGGAATGGCCATCGACGAGATGAAGGCCGGGACCATTATCCTCTCCGGCTACACCGACCGTGCGGGCCCGGCGAGCTACAACATGAAGCTTGCGGATCGCCGCGCGAAATCGGTGCTTGGCGCCCTCGATATCCGCTCGCGGATGAAGGTCGCCGGCAAAGCCGAGATCAAGGTCTATGGCGAGAACAACAACCTCGTGAAGACCGAGGACGGCGTCAAAGAACCAGAAAACCGCCGCGTGAAGATCGAGATCATCCGTTAA
- a CDS encoding M14 family metallopeptidase, with translation MSILEFLDHAFSKDYAEARERLLAAAKRDGAEVTTYENPNKGPNGETLACDAAWVGPKDAKKVLVTISATHGVEGFCGSGAQIDWFLSGARQGLGADMAALHIHALNPHGFAWLRRVTDEGCDLNRNYIDFSKPVPENPGHDELVGALVPPALDEATLKAAEDKIAAFRAKHGEKAFQAARKAGQYKHAHSMFFGGFGPSWARQTLEKIIEDFKLADRALVSVIDYHTGLGPFGYGEPICAHLPGSKGMQRVVEMYGDSVGVPELGTSSSIPLHGTSRELWNAKLGDDYTYVALEYGTYSTDRGRIALREDHWLHNQGEVDWNAPETKRIKEQIRNHYSPQMSDWYEMVLWRSRQIIRQTMIGLEKFG, from the coding sequence ATGAGCATCCTGGAATTCCTCGACCACGCCTTTTCCAAAGACTATGCCGAAGCGCGCGAGCGATTACTCGCCGCCGCGAAGCGTGACGGGGCGGAGGTCACGACCTACGAGAACCCGAACAAGGGACCGAACGGCGAGACGCTCGCCTGCGACGCAGCCTGGGTCGGTCCGAAGGACGCGAAAAAGGTGCTGGTGACGATTTCCGCCACCCACGGGGTCGAGGGCTTCTGCGGCTCCGGCGCGCAGATCGACTGGTTCCTCTCCGGCGCCCGACAGGGCCTCGGCGCGGACATGGCCGCGCTGCACATCCACGCGCTCAACCCGCACGGTTTCGCCTGGCTCCGTCGGGTCACCGACGAAGGCTGCGACCTCAACCGCAACTACATCGACTTCTCAAAGCCGGTACCGGAAAACCCCGGCCATGACGAGCTGGTCGGTGCGCTGGTTCCGCCGGCGCTCGACGAGGCGACACTGAAAGCCGCCGAGGACAAGATCGCCGCCTTCCGCGCCAAGCACGGCGAGAAAGCCTTTCAGGCCGCGCGCAAGGCCGGACAGTACAAGCATGCGCACAGCATGTTCTTCGGCGGCTTCGGACCTTCCTGGGCCCGACAGACGCTTGAGAAGATCATCGAGGACTTCAAGCTGGCCGACCGCGCGCTGGTCTCCGTGATCGACTATCACACCGGCCTCGGCCCGTTCGGTTACGGCGAGCCGATCTGCGCCCACCTGCCCGGCAGCAAGGGCATGCAGCGCGTGGTCGAGATGTATGGCGATTCCGTCGGCGTGCCGGAACTCGGCACTTCCTCCTCGATCCCCCTGCACGGCACTTCGCGCGAGCTCTGGAACGCGAAATTGGGCGACGATTACACCTACGTCGCGCTGGAATACGGTACCTACAGCACAGACCGCGGGCGCATCGCGCTCAGAGAGGACCACTGGCTGCACAACCAGGGCGAGGTCGACTGGAACGCGCCGGAGACGAAACGGATCAAGGAGCAGATCCGCAACCACTATTCGCCGCAGATGTCCGACTGGTACGAAATGGTGCTCTGGCGCTCCCGCCAGATCATCCGCCAGACCATGATCGGGTTGGAAAAGTTCGGCTAA